In Desulfomonile tiedjei DSM 6799, a genomic segment contains:
- a CDS encoding histidine kinase dimerization/phospho-acceptor domain-containing protein — translation MKDEEKTKDQLIRELRDIRRRLTKLEAAAGDQSAVPTHVPDPQRTTELVWDPDEQVPVLDEAGQDEQLPVPFPNASTISAPESDEPQRKSVTETGSFDVRWITMASFGKLIQVIPMPILLVDEFGTIEFANNAFLKLCLVSDKPRSFFSLFAEDSDAVRDMFIRLLTERRPQFREGLIGKGESKLWGRMHLRSMRFGHQRTILVLLEDLTAVKHELILNKKYRALVDIFPIGIAEFALGRQVKPDHKEDELLDLVLRAKITEANGTFATFYGLQNGEELKGISLNTILPRDHVHYLETWIEQQFAVKSFETAETGPDNTVRYFENTLVASFQEKGLVRFWVMKQDISERKRVQAELVEKIRTIDELYEHIVQSREAKVLAEHTARVAHELRQPLTIIGGFARRMAKESATGRFDPVMNSDNFQIIIKEVARLEKILRRLIDFTKHDAVSLRKVNPNKLIEYVVGINTWIIREKNLLVELDLEEDLGQLLLDPEKFEDMVRNLLASSLEASPPHELIHISTRVTTPGEKAQRTGELESKSYFQLKIHNKGEPICSTDLEKAFDPFVTTEGIRGAVGFALAKKSIEDHRGSISLTSDATGTLVTVWLPMNPLHQERSRGDSRSL, via the coding sequence ATGAAAGACGAAGAAAAAACAAAAGATCAGTTAATTCGAGAACTCCGGGATATCCGCCGACGATTGACAAAATTGGAAGCCGCTGCAGGGGATCAGTCCGCCGTCCCGACTCATGTTCCGGATCCACAGCGAACGACCGAGCTGGTTTGGGACCCGGATGAACAAGTCCCGGTTCTCGATGAAGCGGGTCAGGACGAACAGTTGCCAGTGCCTTTCCCGAACGCTTCAACGATTTCTGCCCCTGAATCGGATGAACCCCAACGCAAAAGCGTGACGGAAACGGGAAGTTTCGACGTCAGGTGGATCACGATGGCTTCTTTCGGGAAGCTCATTCAAGTAATACCCATGCCGATTTTACTGGTGGATGAATTCGGGACCATAGAATTCGCCAATAATGCATTCCTGAAACTCTGTCTCGTCTCTGACAAGCCGCGATCTTTCTTTTCGCTCTTTGCAGAAGATTCGGATGCAGTAAGAGACATGTTCATCAGACTCTTGACCGAAAGAAGACCTCAGTTCCGAGAAGGCCTGATTGGCAAAGGAGAAAGCAAACTCTGGGGCAGAATGCATCTGAGATCGATGAGGTTCGGGCATCAGCGGACAATTCTTGTGTTGCTCGAAGATTTGACTGCAGTGAAGCACGAACTCATTCTGAATAAGAAATATCGAGCTCTTGTAGACATATTCCCGATAGGAATAGCAGAATTCGCGCTGGGGCGTCAGGTCAAGCCTGACCACAAAGAGGATGAACTGCTCGATCTTGTGTTACGTGCCAAAATTACTGAAGCGAACGGAACATTTGCCACATTCTATGGATTGCAGAATGGTGAGGAACTGAAGGGAATATCCCTGAATACAATACTACCCCGAGATCACGTGCATTATCTGGAAACTTGGATCGAGCAACAATTTGCGGTCAAATCGTTCGAGACTGCAGAGACAGGTCCTGACAACACAGTCAGGTATTTCGAAAACACCCTGGTAGCAAGTTTTCAGGAAAAAGGGCTGGTCAGGTTTTGGGTGATGAAACAGGACATCTCGGAACGCAAACGAGTCCAGGCAGAACTGGTGGAGAAGATCAGGACGATTGACGAGCTGTACGAACACATCGTTCAATCCCGAGAGGCAAAAGTGCTTGCGGAACATACTGCAAGGGTGGCACACGAATTGCGTCAGCCTTTGACCATAATCGGAGGATTTGCTCGACGAATGGCAAAGGAGTCCGCAACCGGCAGGTTCGATCCGGTAATGAACAGCGACAATTTTCAGATCATTATCAAAGAAGTTGCGAGGTTGGAGAAAATTCTGAGGAGACTCATAGATTTCACAAAACATGATGCAGTCAGTCTCCGGAAAGTGAATCCGAATAAGCTGATAGAATACGTTGTAGGAATTAACACATGGATAATACGAGAGAAGAACCTGTTGGTGGAGCTGGACCTCGAAGAGGATTTGGGGCAGTTACTGCTGGACCCGGAGAAATTCGAAGACATGGTCCGGAATCTACTGGCAAGCTCGTTGGAAGCTTCTCCTCCCCATGAGTTGATTCATATCAGCACGAGGGTAACAACTCCCGGCGAGAAAGCGCAGCGCACTGGAGAATTGGAATCCAAATCCTATTTCCAACTAAAGATACACAATAAAGGCGAGCCGATTTGTTCGACGGATCTGGAAAAGGCGTTCGATCCTTTTGTTACGACAGAAGGTATTCGAGGTGCAGTCGGATTCGCTCTGGCCAAGAAGAGCATCGAGGATCATCGTGGATCTATTTCTCTTACTTCGGACGCAACCGGGACACTGGTTACGGTTTGGCTTCCCATGAATCCTTTGCATCAGGAACGATCGCGTGGAGATTCCCGCAGTCTTTGA